A window of Desulfuromonas soudanensis genomic DNA:
AGAGGATGCGCCGCAGCTGCGGGGTCATTTCCTTTACCCCCCGCACCGGCACCCGGATCTTGCCGTCGTAGGCCCCCCCGGCCCAGTCCGGAGCCCCGGTCACCGCGACAAAATCCTTCCTGCCGTAGAGAATCACGGTCACGGACCCCTCGGGAAAGGCATTGAACAGCGAGCCGAGATCGCCATAGGCCTCCTGCAGCACCTCCAATGTCTGGTCGCCAAGTTCCTCGCCGCCGTCGACGTAGGAGATGGCAAAAGTCCCTCCCCGCCTCGTTTCCATCCCTTCGGCAATCTTCACCTCACGGCGGATTTTTGTTAGAAACTCCGTGACCTCCTTCTGCTGAGGCTGCAATTGAAGGGCCTGCTCCAGATAGGTCTGGGCTTCATAAAGCCGCCCCTCCCGGTAACAGACCCGCCCCAGAAGGTGATAAATTTCGCCGGACGGTCCCCCCTCCCGCAACGCCTCGAGGAGTGACTCTTCGGCTTCTGCGGTCCGCCCCTGGCGCAGCATGGCATAGCCGATATATAAGGGAAAGCGTGCGTCATCGGGAGAGAGTTCGGCACCGCGGCGGAACATCTCCAGCGCACCGGACAGATCGTCCTCTTTCAACAGGTCGCCGCCGAGGGCCAGGGAACCGAGAGAGAGCCCCCGCCGCAACTCGGGGTCGAGGGGGGACGTCTGCAGTTCGCGGCGAAGAAGGTCCACCGCCTCCGCGTGCCGCCCCTGTCGCAGCGCCTCGAGGCCGGGGCTGGCGGCGGTCACGGCGACGGGAGCCAGGGCGATAAAGAAGAGTAAAAAAGTGGCGGCCTTGACGAACATTTTGCCTCGAAAATGGGGGGGGAAGGGGGCACCGCCGGGATCGATATGGACCGCGGCGCCGGGAACCGCTATGATACCGCGAAAACAATTCTGACGGATGAGGAAATCGAGTGAAAGTTCACGACTGGAGTGCCGAGGAGCCGCAGCTGCCGCTGCGTTTCGTCGGCGTCTTCCGCTACAGCCGCCGGGCCCTGTCCCTTGTCTGGTCGACCCGGCGCGACCTCACCCTGGCGCTGGCTCTTCTCACCCTCGTCGCCGGCGTCCTCCCCGCCGCGGCCGCCTGGGTCGGGCGGCTGATCGTCGACGGCGTGGTCGCCGCCGGCACGGCGGCGCGGTCGGGGGGCGTCCCGGAGACCGGCGCCGTCCTCCTTCTCGTCGCCTGGGAGGGGGGGATCGTCGCCGCCATTGCCGGCGCCCAACGCGGCATATCCCTTTGCCAGTCGCTTTTGCGGGCGCTGCTGGGCCAGCGGATCAACGTCATGATCCTCGAGAAGGCCCTGACTCTGAGTCTGGCCCATTTCGAGGATTCGGAATTCTACGACAAGCTCACCCGCGCCCGTCGCGAAGCCTCCACCCGCCCGTTAAGCCTGGTCACCCGCACCTTCGGCCTGGTGCAGAACGGCATCTCCCTGGTCAGCTACGGGGCGCTCCTGGTGAAGTTCTCCCCTTGGGCGGTGGTGATTCTGCTTCTGGGCGGCTTTCCCGAATTCATTGCCGAGGCCAAGTTTTCCGGGGACAAGTTTCGCCTCTTCCGCTGGCGCTCCCCCGAATCAAGGATGCAGCTCTACCTCGAGACGGTTCTCGCCCGGGAGGACCACGCCAAGGAGGTCAAACTCTACCGCCTGGGCCCGCGCCTCCTCCAGCGCTACCGGGAGATCTTCCAACGCCTCTTCGCCGAGGACCGCCTCCTGACCCTGCGCCGGGACGCCTGGGGGTTCGCCCTGGGGCTGGTGGGGACCGCCGCCCTCTACGGCGCCTACACCTGGATCGCCCTCGAAGCCATCAAGGGTGCCATCACCCTCGGCCAGATGACCATGTACCTCCTCCTCTTCAAA
This region includes:
- a CDS encoding peptidase MA family metallohydrolase — encoded protein: MFVKAATFLLFFIALAPVAVTAASPGLEALRQGRHAEAVDLLRRELQTSPLDPELRRGLSLGSLALGGDLLKEDDLSGALEMFRRGAELSPDDARFPLYIGYAMLRQGRTAEAEESLLEALREGGPSGEIYHLLGRVCYREGRLYEAQTYLEQALQLQPQQKEVTEFLTKIRREVKIAEGMETRRGGTFAISYVDGGEELGDQTLEVLQEAYGDLGSLFNAFPEGSVTVILYGRKDFVAVTGAPDWAGGAYDGKIRVPVRGVKEMTPQLRRILYHEYAHLLLWTLTRGKLPLWLNEGLAQVAEGDLHHRQEGYGAPLPFPRLERSFDGLNAEEAAIAYRQSRDFVEWLLEEYGWPRMLDLLLAQGRGEAFDKAVASFLLYSGEGFESVQQRWLAEQWSR
- a CDS encoding ABC transporter ATP-binding protein; translated protein: MKVHDWSAEEPQLPLRFVGVFRYSRRALSLVWSTRRDLTLALALLTLVAGVLPAAAAWVGRLIVDGVVAAGTAARSGGVPETGAVLLLVAWEGGIVAAIAGAQRGISLCQSLLRALLGQRINVMILEKALTLSLAHFEDSEFYDKLTRARREASTRPLSLVTRTFGLVQNGISLVSYGALLVKFSPWAVVILLLGGFPEFIAEAKFSGDKFRLFRWRSPESRMQLYLETVLAREDHAKEVKLYRLGPRLLQRYREIFQRLFAEDRLLTLRRDAWGFALGLVGTAALYGAYTWIALEAIKGAITLGQMTMYLLLFKQGQSAVSASLSSISGMYEDNLYLSNLYEYLEQPLPPPTGTRTVGPLPGDGVRFEEVSFTYPGGEEPALRQVSLQLRPGESLALVGENGSGKTTLIKLLTRLYTPDGGRILLDGLDLQEWDAETLRRRIGVIFQDFGRYQFIVGENIGAGDVEHFDDRACWEEAADKGMAADFIENLPQGYDTQLGRWFKGGRELSGGQWQKIALSRAFMRTSADLLVLDEPTATMDARAEATLFEHFRELCRGRMTILISHRFSTVRMADTIVVIQGGTVTEQGSHQALMALGGQYARLFTLQAEGYR